The following coding sequences are from one Bradyrhizobium sp. WSM471 window:
- a CDS encoding class I SAM-dependent methyltransferase: MPLPSSARALKKPRLDDEVRFLRSWIEKPLHMGAVMPSGKLLARTMAHYVDVNSDAPVVELGPGTGAITSALVERGVDQKRLVLVEYNPGFCALLRDRYPQAKVVQGDAYRLRDTLWNVLSAPASAVVSGLPLVTKPMLTRLRLIRDAFTALAPGAPFVQFTYAVVPPIPKSLPGVSTEASERIWMNLPPARVWVYRKD, translated from the coding sequence ATGCCATTGCCATCGTCCGCGCGTGCGTTGAAGAAGCCCCGTCTCGATGACGAGGTGCGTTTTCTCCGGTCATGGATCGAAAAGCCCCTCCACATGGGCGCGGTGATGCCGTCGGGCAAGCTGCTGGCCCGGACCATGGCCCATTACGTCGATGTCAATTCGGACGCACCGGTGGTCGAGCTCGGGCCCGGCACCGGCGCCATCACCTCGGCCCTGGTCGAGCGCGGCGTCGACCAGAAGCGTCTCGTCCTCGTCGAATACAATCCAGGCTTCTGCGCCCTGCTGCGCGACCGCTATCCGCAGGCCAAGGTGGTGCAGGGTGATGCCTATCGTCTGCGCGACACGCTCTGGAACGTGCTGAGCGCGCCGGCCTCCGCGGTCGTCTCGGGCCTGCCGCTGGTCACAAAACCGATGCTGACGCGGCTGCGGCTCATCCGCGACGCCTTCACGGCGCTGGCGCCCGGTGCGCCCTTCGTCCAGTTCACCTATGCGGTGGTGCCGCCGATTCCGAAATCGCTGCCCGGCGTGTCCACAGAGGCCTCGGAACGGATCTGGATGAACCTTCCGCCGGCCCGCGTCTGGGTGTATCGCAAGGACTAA
- a CDS encoding NADPH-dependent FMN reductase — protein MSAPKILIIPGSLRTGSHNAKLAAVAAYAFDQAGVDVTRISLADFPLPIYDGDLQAKSGVPKHAINLKRMIGAHHGVLIVSPEYNASVPPLLKNAIDWVSRVHELHEPRGEVFRNRVFALAGASQSRLGAARALQALRLILTSCHANVIASQLTLAFADQAYDDMDRLKHEGDIAALKELVRQLIDISQRMM, from the coding sequence ATGTCCGCACCGAAAATCCTGATCATTCCCGGCTCTCTGCGCACCGGCTCGCACAATGCGAAGCTGGCAGCGGTCGCCGCCTATGCATTCGACCAGGCCGGTGTCGACGTCACCCGGATCTCGCTCGCCGATTTTCCGCTGCCGATTTATGACGGCGACCTGCAGGCCAAGTCCGGAGTGCCCAAGCACGCGATCAATCTCAAGCGCATGATCGGCGCGCATCATGGCGTGCTGATCGTCTCGCCCGAATACAACGCCTCGGTGCCGCCGCTGCTGAAGAACGCGATCGATTGGGTCAGTCGCGTACATGAGCTGCACGAGCCGCGCGGCGAGGTGTTCCGCAACCGCGTCTTCGCGCTCGCCGGCGCCTCGCAGAGCCGGCTTGGCGCGGCTCGCGCGCTGCAGGCGTTGCGGCTGATCCTGACCTCCTGCCACGCCAATGTGATTGCCAGCCAGCTCACGCTCGCCTTTGCCGACCAGGCCTATGACGATATGGACAGGCTGAAGCACGAGGGCGATATCGCCGCGTTGAAGGAACTGGTGCGGCAGTTGATCGACATTTCCCAACGCATGATGTGA